In Pseudoduganella albidiflava, a single window of DNA contains:
- the gmhB gene encoding D-glycero-beta-D-manno-heptose 1,7-bisphosphate 7-phosphatase, giving the protein MPQPKLIILDRDGVINHDSPDFIKSPDEWIPIPGSLEAIARLNQANYRVVIASNQSGIARQLFDITTLNAIHAKMHRLALQVGADIDAVFFCPHAAADNCDCRKPKPGMFAEISKRYQVSLKGVPTVGDSLRDLQSGFISGCVPFLVRTGKGEKTEATGGLPPGTLTFPDLAATVQHILKTPTP; this is encoded by the coding sequence ATGCCGCAGCCGAAACTGATCATCCTGGACCGGGATGGCGTGATCAACCACGATTCGCCGGACTTCATCAAGTCCCCGGACGAGTGGATCCCCATTCCCGGCTCCCTGGAAGCGATCGCCCGCCTGAACCAGGCGAATTACCGCGTGGTGATCGCGTCGAACCAGTCCGGCATCGCGCGGCAGCTGTTCGACATCACCACGCTCAATGCAATCCACGCGAAGATGCACCGGCTGGCGCTGCAGGTGGGTGCCGATATCGATGCCGTATTTTTCTGCCCCCACGCGGCCGCGGACAATTGCGATTGCCGCAAGCCGAAGCCGGGCATGTTCGCCGAGATCTCGAAGCGCTACCAGGTCAGCCTGAAGGGCGTGCCCACGGTGGGCGATTCGCTGCGCGACCTGCAGTCCGGCTTCATCAGCGGCTGCGTGCCGTTCCTGGTGCGCACCGGCAAAGGGGAAAAAACCGAGGCGACCGGCGGCCTGCCGCCCGGCACGCTGACGTTCCCGGACCTGGCGGCCACCGTGCAGCACATCCTGAAGACCCCCACGCCATAA
- the glyS gene encoding glycine--tRNA ligase subunit beta yields the protein MTQTLLIELLTEELPPKALSKLGAAFASGIVNGLKSRDFLEEDSVATAYATPRRLAVSITRVRDVSPDKSIREKVLPVTVALDKEGKPTAPLAKKLAALGFPDLQVGDLERAQDGKAESFFYTYTAPGSQLVTGLQAALEDSVAKLPIPKVMSYQRPDGATVQFVRPAHSVIALFGDTVLPLTLLGLTASNVTQGHRFLTAPGQRAVTVPHADAYADTLIDKARVIPSFEARKEQIRKELLAKAGDDQVLMPEALLEEVASLVEWPVVYECRFEDEFLAVPQECLILTMQTNQKYFALTDSNGKLRSRFLIVSNIATDTPQAIVGGNERVVRPRLSDAKFFFEQDKKKTLESRLPLLKNVVYHNKLGTQAERSDRVTALATAIAKRLGADAALAERGARLSKADLLTDMVGEFPELQGIMGTYYARHDGENEEVALAASEHYQPRFAGDALPSTQTGTAVALADKLETLVGIWAIGLQPTGDKDPFALRRHALGVLRMLIEKRLPLAISDILADAVAQFASVAGFKDPTPEVTAFFMDRLRGILRERGFTPNEIEAVVAQNPDRLDDIVQRLEAVQAFAALPEAASLAAANKRITNILKKNEEALAQAGTVNPALLQDVAEKNLAAAVTRVQPEVDAAFAGGDFTGTLMTLAQLRDDVDAFFNDVMVMADDIALRNNRLALLSSLHGMMNRVADISKLAA from the coding sequence ATGACCCAGACTCTCCTGATCGAACTGCTGACCGAAGAACTGCCGCCCAAGGCCCTGTCGAAACTGGGCGCCGCCTTTGCTTCGGGCATCGTCAATGGCCTGAAGTCGCGCGACTTCCTCGAAGAAGACAGCGTCGCCACCGCGTATGCCACGCCGCGCCGCCTGGCCGTTTCCATCACCCGCGTGCGCGACGTGTCGCCGGACAAATCGATCCGCGAAAAGGTGCTGCCGGTGACGGTGGCCCTCGATAAAGAAGGCAAGCCGACCGCGCCGCTGGCCAAGAAGCTGGCCGCGCTGGGCTTCCCCGACCTGCAGGTCGGCGACCTGGAACGCGCCCAGGACGGCAAGGCCGAATCGTTTTTCTACACGTACACCGCGCCCGGTTCGCAACTGGTCACGGGCCTGCAGGCCGCGCTGGAAGACTCGGTGGCCAAGCTGCCGATCCCGAAGGTGATGAGCTACCAGCGCCCGGACGGCGCCACCGTGCAGTTCGTGCGCCCGGCGCACAGCGTGATCGCGCTGTTCGGCGACACCGTGCTGCCCCTGACGCTGCTGGGCCTGACCGCATCGAACGTCACGCAAGGCCACCGCTTCCTGACGGCGCCGGGCCAGCGCGCGGTCACCGTGCCGCACGCCGACGCGTACGCCGACACGCTGATCGACAAGGCCAGGGTGATCCCCTCGTTCGAAGCGCGTAAAGAGCAGATCCGCAAGGAACTGCTGGCCAAGGCCGGCGACGACCAGGTGCTGATGCCCGAGGCGCTGCTGGAAGAAGTGGCATCGCTGGTCGAATGGCCGGTGGTGTACGAATGCCGCTTCGAGGATGAATTCCTGGCCGTGCCGCAGGAATGCCTGATCCTGACGATGCAGACCAACCAGAAATACTTCGCGCTGACCGACAGCAACGGCAAGCTGCGCTCGCGCTTCCTGATCGTCTCGAACATCGCCACCGATACGCCGCAGGCGATCGTCGGCGGCAACGAGCGCGTGGTGCGCCCGCGCCTGTCCGACGCCAAGTTCTTCTTCGAGCAGGACAAGAAGAAGACGCTGGAATCGCGCCTGCCGCTGCTGAAGAACGTGGTATACCACAACAAGCTGGGCACGCAAGCCGAGCGCAGCGACCGCGTCACCGCCCTCGCCACCGCCATTGCGAAACGCCTCGGTGCCGACGCTGCGCTGGCCGAACGTGGCGCGCGCCTGTCGAAGGCCGACCTGCTGACCGACATGGTCGGCGAGTTCCCCGAGCTGCAAGGCATCATGGGCACCTACTACGCCCGGCATGACGGCGAGAACGAGGAAGTGGCGCTGGCCGCCTCCGAGCATTACCAGCCGCGCTTTGCCGGCGATGCGCTGCCCTCCACGCAGACCGGCACCGCCGTCGCGCTGGCGGACAAGCTTGAAACGCTGGTCGGCATCTGGGCCATCGGCCTGCAGCCGACCGGCGACAAGGACCCGTTCGCGCTGCGCCGCCATGCCCTGGGCGTGCTGCGCATGCTGATCGAGAAGCGCCTGCCGCTGGCGATCTCCGACATCCTGGCCGACGCGGTGGCGCAGTTTGCGTCCGTAGCGGGCTTCAAGGACCCGACGCCCGAGGTGACGGCGTTCTTCATGGACCGCCTGCGCGGTATCCTGCGCGAGCGCGGCTTCACGCCGAACGAGATCGAAGCCGTGGTGGCGCAGAACCCGGACCGCCTGGACGACATCGTGCAGCGCCTGGAAGCGGTGCAGGCCTTCGCCGCGCTGCCGGAAGCGGCCTCGCTGGCCGCCGCCAACAAGCGCATCACCAACATCCTCAAGAAGAACGAGGAAGCGCTGGCGCAGGCCGGCACGGTGAATCCGGCGCTGCTGCAGGACGTGGCCGAGAAGAACCTGGCAGCGGCCGTGACGCGCGTGCAGCCGGAAGTCGACGCGGCCTTCGCGGGCGGCGACTTCACCGGCACTTTGATGACGCTGGCCCAGCTGCGCGACGATGTCGATGCCTTCTTCAACGACGTGATGGTGATGGCCGACGATATCGCGCTGCGCAACAACCGCCTGGCGCTGCTGTCGTCGCTGCACGGCATGATGAACCGCGTGGCGGACATCTCCAAGCTGGCCGCTTGA
- the glyQ gene encoding glycine--tRNA ligase subunit alpha, whose protein sequence is MLTFQQIILTLQTYWDKQGCALLQPYDMEVGAGTFHTGTFLRAIGPEPWRAAYVQPSRRPKDGRYGENPNRLQHYYQYQVVLKPAPENILDLYLGSLEALGLDLKQNDVRFVEDDWESPTLGAWGLGWEVWLNGMEVTQFTYFQQVGGLDCKPVLGEITYGIERLAMYLQGVENVYDLVWTEWEENGQKKVLKYGDVFHQNEVEQSTYNFEHANTELLFAQFANHESEAKRLIELQLTLPAYEQIMKASHSFNMLDARGAISVTERAAYIGRVRTLSRLVAQAYYDSRERLGFPMAAQA, encoded by the coding sequence ATGCTGACATTCCAACAAATCATCCTGACCCTGCAAACCTACTGGGACAAGCAAGGCTGCGCCCTGCTCCAGCCATACGACATGGAAGTGGGCGCGGGTACTTTCCACACCGGCACCTTCCTGCGCGCCATCGGCCCGGAGCCATGGCGCGCCGCCTACGTGCAGCCGTCGCGCCGCCCGAAAGATGGCCGCTATGGCGAAAACCCGAACCGCCTGCAGCACTACTACCAGTACCAGGTGGTGCTGAAGCCGGCGCCGGAAAACATCCTCGACCTGTACCTAGGTTCGCTGGAAGCACTGGGCCTGGACCTGAAGCAAAACGACGTGCGCTTCGTCGAGGATGACTGGGAAAGCCCGACGCTGGGCGCCTGGGGCCTGGGCTGGGAAGTCTGGCTGAACGGCATGGAAGTCACGCAGTTCACGTATTTCCAGCAGGTCGGCGGCCTCGATTGCAAGCCGGTGCTGGGCGAGATCACCTATGGCATCGAACGCCTGGCGATGTACCTGCAGGGCGTGGAAAACGTCTACGACCTGGTATGGACGGAGTGGGAAGAGAACGGCCAGAAGAAGGTGCTGAAGTATGGCGACGTGTTCCACCAGAACGAAGTGGAACAGTCGACCTACAACTTCGAGCACGCCAACACCGAACTGCTGTTCGCCCAGTTCGCCAACCACGAATCGGAAGCCAAGCGCCTGATCGAGCTGCAGCTGACGCTGCCGGCCTACGAACAGATCATGAAGGCTTCGCACAGCTTCAACATGCTGGACGCGCGCGGCGCGATCTCGGTCACGGAGCGTGCCGCCTACATCGGCCGCGTGCGCACGCTGTCGCGCCTGGTCGCCCAAGCCTACTACGATTCCCGCGAACGCCTCGGCTTCCCGATGGCCGCGCAAGCATAA
- the lnt gene encoding apolipoprotein N-acyltransferase: MRFRRAAPDAPASPPRSTRSRMIIAAIAGGASVLSFAPVGWWPLQLLALATLFYQVLRAESVKASAFIGWAFGFGWCLAGVHWLTITLPRFGLPPVLAWIAIVLLSIYMGGHAALAMGAAAWLRKRWALALPAANLLVLPACWAISEWSRGWLFTGFSWASAGYAHNVTPLAGYAPVLGVYGIGWIAAMSAGALLLSMHPVRKAALSLLAALWMGGFALQYVQWTQPTGKPLTARLIQGNVALSDKFNPNHVGDTLRHYRDTVTAAPADLIAIPETGIPLFPQQLPTGYLDSYGTFARKTGSAIVLGMPMADSPTSYSNSVLGLAPALGKPYRYDKHHLVPFGEFIPPGFRWFTNMMQIPLGDQARGKVLQPAFPVKDQRVLPNICYENLFGEEIAAQLNEESAGSHATVLLNVSELAWYGKSVAIPQHLQISQMRTLETGRPMLAATNTGPTVAIDPHGVVQASLPYHQAGILQATVQGMTGDTPYIVLQNRLILALAAASLLAAWLLSRRRKASG; encoded by the coding sequence ATGCGTTTTCGCCGCGCCGCACCCGACGCGCCAGCATCGCCTCCCCGCAGCACGCGCAGCCGCATGATCATCGCCGCCATCGCCGGCGGCGCGAGCGTCCTGTCGTTCGCGCCGGTCGGCTGGTGGCCGCTCCAGCTGCTCGCGCTGGCGACCCTGTTCTACCAGGTCTTGCGGGCCGAATCCGTGAAGGCCTCGGCCTTCATCGGCTGGGCATTCGGCTTCGGCTGGTGCCTGGCCGGCGTGCACTGGCTGACGATCACGCTGCCCCGTTTCGGCTTGCCGCCCGTGCTGGCCTGGATCGCCATCGTGCTGCTGTCCATCTACATGGGCGGGCACGCGGCCCTGGCGATGGGCGCCGCCGCCTGGCTGCGCAAGCGCTGGGCGCTGGCCCTGCCTGCGGCGAACCTGCTCGTGCTGCCCGCCTGCTGGGCCATTTCCGAATGGTCGCGCGGCTGGCTGTTCACCGGTTTTTCCTGGGCTTCCGCCGGCTATGCGCACAACGTGACGCCGCTGGCCGGCTATGCGCCGGTGCTCGGCGTATACGGCATCGGCTGGATTGCGGCCATGAGCGCCGGCGCCCTGCTGCTGTCGATGCACCCGGTCCGCAAAGCCGCGCTGTCGCTGCTCGCCGCGCTGTGGATGGGCGGTTTCGCGCTCCAGTACGTGCAGTGGACGCAACCTACCGGCAAGCCGCTGACGGCGCGCCTGATCCAGGGCAACGTGGCCCTGTCGGACAAGTTCAATCCGAACCATGTCGGCGACACGCTGCGCCACTACCGCGACACTGTCACGGCGGCGCCGGCCGACCTGATCGCGATCCCGGAAACCGGCATTCCCCTGTTCCCGCAACAGCTGCCGACCGGCTACCTGGACAGCTACGGCACCTTCGCCCGCAAGACCGGCAGCGCGATCGTGCTGGGCATGCCCATGGCCGACAGCCCGACGAGCTACTCGAACAGCGTGCTGGGGCTGGCGCCCGCGCTGGGCAAGCCATACCGCTACGACAAGCACCACCTGGTGCCGTTCGGCGAATTCATTCCGCCCGGCTTCCGCTGGTTCACGAACATGATGCAGATCCCGCTCGGCGACCAGGCGCGCGGCAAGGTGCTGCAGCCGGCCTTCCCGGTGAAGGACCAGCGCGTGCTGCCGAACATCTGCTACGAAAACCTGTTCGGCGAAGAAATCGCGGCCCAGCTCAATGAGGAAAGCGCGGGCTCGCACGCCACCGTGCTGCTGAACGTGTCGGAGCTGGCCTGGTACGGCAAATCGGTGGCGATCCCGCAGCACTTGCAGATCTCGCAGATGCGCACGCTGGAAACCGGCCGGCCGATGCTGGCGGCGACCAACACCGGCCCCACGGTCGCCATCGACCCGCACGGCGTGGTGCAGGCCAGCCTGCCCTACCACCAGGCCGGCATCCTGCAGGCCACCGTGCAGGGCATGACGGGCGACACGCCATACATCGTGCTGCAGAACCGCCTCATCCTCGCACTGGCCGCGGCCAGCCTGCTGGCCGCCTGGCTGCTCTCGCGCCGCAGGAAAGCCAGCGGCTGA
- a CDS encoding HlyC/CorC family transporter yields MQEHSSSVRNDANPNRSLKGDTNYARNGKSDAKPHRSLLERLTALISPEPENRSELLEVLHEAHERNLIDADALSMIEGVFQVSDLSARDIMVPRSQMDVIDITKPIDEWMPLVLETAHSRFPAIEGERDKVVGILLAKDLLRYYAEESFDVRDMLRPAIFIPESKRLNVLLRDFRANHNHMAIVVDEYSGVAGLITIEDVLEQIVGDIEDEYDFDEEEDNILSIREGQLGPRWRVKALTEIAQFNEELDADLPDDDVDTIGGFVAKHLARMPHKGDVFDIGNLRFEVLRADARQIHVLTVEKLPPAIDEQD; encoded by the coding sequence ATGCAAGAGCACTCTAGTAGCGTCAGGAATGACGCGAACCCAAACCGTAGCCTCAAGGGCGACACGAACTACGCCCGTAACGGCAAGAGCGACGCGAAACCCCATCGCTCCCTTCTCGAGCGCCTTACCGCGCTGATCTCCCCGGAGCCGGAAAACCGCTCCGAGCTCCTCGAAGTCCTGCACGAAGCCCACGAACGCAACCTGATCGATGCCGATGCGCTGTCGATGATCGAAGGCGTTTTCCAGGTTTCCGACCTGTCCGCGCGCGACATCATGGTGCCGCGCTCGCAGATGGACGTGATCGACATCACCAAGCCCATCGACGAATGGATGCCGCTCGTGCTGGAAACGGCACACTCGCGCTTCCCGGCCATCGAGGGCGAGCGCGACAAGGTGGTCGGCATCCTGCTGGCGAAAGACCTGCTGCGCTATTACGCCGAAGAATCGTTCGACGTGCGCGACATGCTGCGCCCGGCCATCTTCATCCCCGAATCGAAGCGCCTGAACGTGCTGCTGCGCGACTTCCGCGCCAACCACAACCACATGGCGATCGTCGTCGACGAATACTCCGGCGTGGCCGGCCTGATCACGATCGAGGACGTGCTCGAGCAGATCGTCGGCGATATCGAGGATGAATACGATTTCGACGAAGAGGAAGACAACATCCTCTCCATCCGCGAAGGCCAGCTGGGTCCGCGCTGGCGCGTCAAGGCGCTCACCGAGATCGCCCAGTTCAACGAAGAACTCGATGCCGACCTGCCGGACGACGACGTCGATACCATCGGCGGCTTCGTCGCCAAGCATCTGGCCCGCATGCCGCACAAGGGCGACGTGTTCGACATCGGCAACCTGCGCTTCGAAGTGCTGCGCGCCGATGCACGCCAGATCCACGTGCTGACGGTCGAGAAACTGCCACCCGCCATCGACGAGCAGGATTGA
- a CDS encoding transporter, which translates to MQALEYGSDQNGLVCGYLFGREAQAVPIEAAEAAQWLRANAGQPGEFLWLHFNLANTASEKWLREQVRLSEEFYDCLHQGSRSTRIEQADDTLVAVVNDVLRDFSFEPSDIASLYLSVERQLVISARRSPLQAVERLRQAVRRGEPIASSVVLLTHLLRDQADVLTRIVRVATGKVDSIEDNLLSGQLKYKRADLGALRRVLVRLQRLLAPEPAAMFRLLQRPPLWVTVQDRQELREASEEFAVTLNDIATLQERIKLLQEEIAALVNEGNNRSLYTLTIVTVLALPINIIAGLLGMNVGGVPLATDASGFWIIAGIVAAFTCVAAWVVMRRRRELE; encoded by the coding sequence ATGCAGGCGCTGGAATACGGATCGGATCAGAATGGATTGGTGTGCGGATACCTGTTCGGGCGCGAGGCGCAGGCGGTGCCGATCGAGGCGGCCGAAGCGGCGCAATGGCTGCGCGCGAATGCCGGGCAGCCGGGCGAATTCCTCTGGCTGCACTTCAACCTCGCCAACACGGCCAGTGAAAAGTGGCTGCGCGAGCAGGTGCGCCTGTCCGAGGAATTCTACGATTGCCTGCACCAGGGGTCGCGCTCGACGCGCATCGAACAGGCCGACGACACGCTGGTGGCCGTCGTCAACGATGTGCTGCGCGACTTTTCCTTCGAACCTTCCGACATCGCCAGCCTGTACCTGTCCGTGGAACGGCAGCTCGTGATCAGCGCGCGGCGCAGCCCCCTGCAGGCGGTCGAGCGGCTGCGCCAGGCGGTGCGGCGCGGCGAACCGATCGCCTCTTCCGTGGTGCTGCTGACCCACCTGCTGCGCGACCAGGCCGACGTGCTGACCCGCATCGTGCGCGTGGCCACCGGCAAGGTCGACAGCATCGAGGACAATTTGCTGTCCGGCCAGCTGAAGTACAAGCGTGCCGACCTGGGCGCGCTGCGGCGCGTGCTGGTGCGGCTGCAGCGGCTGCTGGCGCCGGAGCCGGCGGCCATGTTCCGGCTGCTGCAGCGCCCGCCGTTATGGGTGACCGTGCAAGACCGGCAGGAATTGCGCGAAGCCAGCGAGGAATTCGCCGTCACGCTGAACGACATCGCCACCTTGCAGGAGCGCATCAAGCTGCTGCAGGAAGAGATCGCCGCGCTCGTCAACGAAGGCAATAACCGCAGCCTGTACACGCTGACGATCGTTACCGTGCTGGCATTGCCGATCAACATCATCGCCGGCTTGCTGGGCATGAACGTGGGGGGCGTGCCGCTGGCCACCGATGCGTCCGGCTTCTGGATCATTGCCGGGATCGTGGCCGCGTTCACGTGCGTGGCCGCCTGGGTGGTGATGCGGCGGCGGCGCGAGCTGGAGTAG
- the ybeY gene encoding rRNA maturation RNase YbeY — MSEKNKLTLSVQYADPRLQETITRPLLRNWVKAALFAPAELTIRFVDAAEGQQLNQAYRGKDYATNVLTFAYNEGEDIADDEPTRADIILCTDVLEREAAEQKKTVEEHTAHLIVHGVLHAQGYDHEDDDEAEEMESLETELLEGLGYADPYAAEK; from the coding sequence ATGTCCGAAAAAAATAAGCTGACCCTGTCGGTGCAATACGCCGATCCCCGCCTGCAGGAAACCATCACCCGCCCGCTGCTGCGCAATTGGGTGAAGGCCGCGCTGTTCGCCCCGGCCGAGCTGACGATCCGCTTCGTCGACGCGGCCGAGGGCCAGCAGCTGAACCAGGCCTACCGCGGCAAGGACTACGCCACCAACGTGCTGACGTTCGCCTACAACGAAGGCGAGGACATCGCCGACGACGAACCGACCCGCGCCGACATCATCTTGTGCACCGACGTGCTCGAGCGCGAAGCCGCCGAACAGAAGAAAACCGTCGAGGAGCACACCGCCCACCTGATCGTGCACGGCGTGCTGCATGCGCAGGGCTACGACCACGAGGACGATGACGAGGCCGAGGAAATGGAAAGCCTGGAGACCGAGCTGCTGGAAGGGCTGGGCTACGCCGATCCCTACGCAGCCGAGAAGTAG
- a CDS encoding PhoH family protein, translating into MKTKTPVQPHYFVPEPLDNTRLANLCGPLDENLRQISAALDVTIFRRGEKFIVSGTNAERAVQILEKFYAVADKAVPIEEVQLGLVEQRTSQAAPDGDDEEEPPFYDPEIASPALKTRRSDLRGRTPHQIRYLRNILEHDISFGVGPAGTGKTYLAVACAVDALERDAVKRIILCRPAVEAGERLGFLPGDMAQKVDPYLRPLYDALYDLLGFDRTQKMFEKQVIEIAPLAYMRGRTLNHAFVILDEAQNTTVEQMKMFLTRIGFGSKAVVTGDVTQVDLQKHQKSGLVDAIQVLRDVRGIAFSHFSSEDVVRHPLVARIVDAYDSAHQSTADIAPLLKPVKTAARNVRKK; encoded by the coding sequence TTGAAAACAAAGACTCCCGTACAACCGCACTATTTCGTTCCGGAACCGCTGGACAATACCCGGCTGGCCAACCTGTGCGGTCCCCTCGATGAAAACCTGCGCCAGATCTCGGCGGCGCTCGATGTAACGATCTTCCGGCGCGGCGAGAAATTCATCGTCAGCGGCACCAACGCCGAGCGCGCCGTGCAGATCCTGGAAAAATTCTATGCGGTGGCCGACAAGGCCGTGCCGATCGAGGAAGTGCAGCTGGGTCTCGTCGAACAGCGTACCAGCCAGGCCGCGCCGGATGGCGACGACGAAGAAGAGCCGCCGTTCTACGATCCGGAAATCGCCAGCCCCGCGCTGAAGACCCGCCGCAGCGACCTGCGCGGCCGCACGCCGCACCAGATCCGCTACCTGCGCAACATCCTCGAACACGACATCAGCTTCGGCGTCGGCCCGGCCGGCACCGGCAAGACCTACCTGGCCGTGGCCTGCGCCGTGGACGCGCTGGAACGCGATGCGGTGAAACGCATCATCCTGTGCCGCCCCGCCGTCGAGGCCGGCGAACGGCTGGGCTTCCTGCCGGGCGACATGGCGCAGAAGGTGGACCCGTACCTGCGCCCCCTGTACGACGCGCTGTACGACCTGCTGGGCTTCGACCGCACGCAAAAGATGTTCGAGAAGCAAGTGATCGAGATCGCCCCGCTGGCGTACATGCGCGGCCGCACGCTGAACCACGCCTTTGTGATCCTCGACGAGGCGCAGAACACCACCGTCGAGCAGATGAAGATGTTCCTCACGCGGATCGGCTTCGGCAGCAAGGCCGTGGTTACCGGCGATGTCACGCAGGTCGACTTGCAGAAGCACCAGAAGAGCGGCCTGGTCGATGCCATCCAGGTGCTGCGCGACGTGCGCGGCATCGCCTTCTCGCACTTCTCCAGCGAAGACGTGGTGCGCCATCCGCTGGTGGCGCGCATCGTCGACGCCTACGACAGCGCCCACCAGAGTACCGCCGACATCGCCCCATTGCTGAAACCCGTCAAGACCGCTGCCCGGAATGTCCGAAAAAAATAA
- the miaB gene encoding tRNA (N6-isopentenyl adenosine(37)-C2)-methylthiotransferase MiaB, producing MQKKVFIKTFGCQMNEYDSDKMADLLGATDGLVRTDTPEEADVILLNTCSVREKAQEKVFSDLGVFRKLKEKNPGLVIGVGGCVASQEGEAIVKRAPQVDIVFGPQTLHRLPKMIELRRHSGKPQVDIAFPEIEKFDHLPPARVDGPFAYVSIMEGCSKYCSYCVVPYTRGEEVSRRFDDVLTEVAGLAAQGVKEVMLLGQNVNAFRGQMADGQQADFALLIEYVAEIPGIERIRFVTSHPKEFTQRLVDCYARIPQLADHLYLPAQHGSDKILGAMKRGYTALEYKSIIRKVKAVRPDVTIASDFIVGFPGETEDDFEAMMKLVRDVDFDNSFSFIFSKRPGTPAANLADDTPHEVKLARLQRLQALIDDNTKRHSAAMVGKTMRVLVEGPSKQGGNELAGRAGNGRTVLFDGGDTPTALHGKMVDVIITESLSYSLRGERT from the coding sequence ATGCAGAAAAAAGTATTCATCAAGACCTTCGGCTGCCAGATGAACGAGTACGACTCGGACAAGATGGCGGATCTTCTCGGCGCCACGGATGGCCTGGTGCGCACCGACACGCCGGAAGAAGCCGACGTCATCCTCCTCAACACTTGCTCGGTGCGCGAAAAGGCGCAGGAAAAGGTGTTTTCCGACTTGGGCGTGTTCCGCAAGCTGAAGGAAAAGAATCCTGGCCTGGTGATCGGCGTGGGTGGCTGCGTGGCATCGCAGGAAGGCGAAGCCATCGTCAAGCGCGCGCCGCAGGTGGATATCGTGTTCGGTCCGCAAACCCTGCACCGCTTGCCGAAGATGATCGAGCTGCGCCGCCACAGCGGCAAGCCGCAGGTGGACATCGCGTTCCCGGAAATCGAAAAGTTCGACCACCTGCCGCCGGCGCGCGTCGACGGTCCGTTCGCCTATGTGTCCATCATGGAAGGCTGCAGCAAGTACTGCAGCTATTGCGTGGTGCCCTACACGCGCGGCGAGGAAGTGTCGCGCCGTTTCGACGACGTGCTGACGGAAGTGGCCGGGCTGGCCGCGCAGGGTGTCAAGGAAGTGATGCTGCTGGGCCAGAACGTCAACGCCTTCCGCGGCCAGATGGCCGATGGCCAGCAGGCCGACTTCGCGCTGCTGATCGAATACGTGGCCGAAATCCCCGGCATCGAGCGGATCCGCTTCGTCACCAGCCATCCGAAGGAATTCACGCAGCGCCTGGTCGACTGCTATGCGCGGATCCCGCAGCTGGCCGATCACCTGTACCTGCCGGCCCAGCACGGCTCGGACAAGATCCTGGGCGCGATGAAGCGCGGCTATACGGCGCTGGAATACAAGTCGATCATCCGCAAGGTGAAGGCGGTGCGGCCGGACGTGACGATCGCCTCCGACTTCATCGTCGGGTTCCCCGGCGAGACGGAAGACGACTTCGAGGCGATGATGAAGCTGGTGCGCGACGTCGACTTCGACAATTCGTTCAGCTTCATCTTCAGCAAGCGCCCCGGCACCCCGGCCGCCAACCTGGCGGACGATACGCCGCACGAGGTAAAGCTGGCGCGGCTGCAGCGCCTGCAGGCATTAATCGACGACAACACGAAACGGCACAGCGCGGCCATGGTGGGCAAGACGATGCGCGTGCTGGTCGAGGGGCCTTCGAAGCAAGGCGGCAACGAACTGGCCGGCCGCGCCGGCAACGGCCGCACCGTCCTGTTCGATGGTGGCGACACGCCGACCGCCCTGCATGGCAAGATGGTCGATGTAATCATTACGGAAAGCCTGTCCTATTCCCTGCGCGGCGAGCGCACCTGA